The following coding sequences lie in one Pseudomonas monsensis genomic window:
- a CDS encoding LysR family transcriptional regulator, giving the protein MDKLLALKMFVETVRCGGYSSAARKLGISTSSVTRQVAGLESELGASLLNRTTRNTSVTVAGQHYFDKAVAILAAIDAADATVADRGSEAQGRLRVSVPVEFGRRIIAPHLGRLLERHPGLEISLSLSDEVSDLLSEQIDVSVRLGSSVVSDDIVSKRLGGFQRWIVASPDYLRRTGLPRHPRDLLEHQCLRFDYRKGENNWTFKGAGDVTHVDVQGRLQSNNADILREAALAGGGMTLLADWLVHEDVSAGRLTRVLEHYEINPGSASTCINALYLPNHRGSSRINVFIAFLQEILAA; this is encoded by the coding sequence ATGGATAAGTTGCTGGCGCTGAAGATGTTTGTCGAAACGGTGCGCTGCGGAGGTTACTCATCTGCAGCGCGCAAGCTTGGCATCTCGACTTCATCGGTGACGCGACAAGTCGCGGGGCTGGAGAGTGAGCTGGGCGCCAGCCTGCTCAACCGCACGACACGCAACACCAGCGTCACGGTGGCGGGGCAGCACTATTTCGATAAAGCTGTGGCGATTCTCGCGGCCATCGACGCCGCCGATGCCACCGTTGCCGACCGTGGCAGCGAAGCTCAAGGACGTTTACGGGTCAGCGTGCCGGTGGAGTTTGGCCGGCGAATCATCGCTCCGCACTTGGGGCGCTTGCTTGAGCGTCATCCGGGCCTGGAAATCAGTCTGTCGCTGAGCGACGAGGTCAGTGACCTGCTGAGCGAGCAAATCGATGTGTCAGTGCGCCTCGGTTCATCGGTCGTCAGCGATGACATCGTCAGCAAGCGGCTGGGTGGTTTCCAGCGCTGGATTGTGGCCAGTCCCGACTATCTGAGGCGAACCGGCCTGCCGCGACATCCACGTGATTTGCTTGAGCATCAATGCCTGCGTTTCGATTACCGCAAGGGCGAGAACAACTGGACATTCAAGGGCGCAGGGGATGTCACCCACGTGGATGTGCAAGGACGGCTGCAAAGCAACAATGCCGACATTCTGCGCGAGGCGGCCTTGGCCGGTGGCGGGATGACGCTATTGGCCGATTGGCTGGTGCACGAGGATGTCAGTGCAGGCCGGTTGACGCGGGTGCTGGAGCACTATGAGATCAACCCCGGTAGCGCAAGCACCTGCATCAACGCGCTGTATTTGCCCAACCACCGGGGTTCGAGTCGCATCAATGTGTTCATCGCGTTTCTTCAGGAAATACTCGCGGCCTGA
- a CDS encoding FAD binding domain-containing protein: MKSSGVSKALVIGGSLGGLFAATALRAIGWQVDIYERSPAALDSRGGGIVLQADVLHHFRYAGIHPAGALGVRSHDRLYLDRAGSVVHKEPMPQTQTSWNALYSSLLSAFPAEHYHRGKTLVDLTQNEHRVTAMFADGSAAEGDLLIGADGAGSSVRSVVLPGAAPAYSGYVVWRGLVDEQQLPDFAKTQLYEDFVFQQDPESLMLEYMVPGVSGSVKPGERRFNWLWYLKAAPGPELDAVLTDNNDHRRSHSIPPGTLAAGQEAYIREMAERLVNPAFRELIRQTRDIFVQAILDFQVPQMVFGRVLLTGDAAFVPRPHTAGSTAKAARNALSLAQTIDDSGDLDHALLAWQQQQLAEGRRMGDWGVSMGNRIMGIAQA, from the coding sequence ATGAAGAGTTCAGGCGTTTCGAAGGCCTTGGTCATTGGTGGTTCTCTGGGAGGGCTGTTCGCCGCCACGGCATTGCGCGCGATCGGTTGGCAGGTCGATATTTACGAGCGATCTCCCGCCGCGCTGGATAGCCGCGGCGGAGGCATCGTTCTGCAAGCGGATGTCCTGCACCATTTTCGTTATGCGGGCATTCATCCTGCCGGGGCGCTCGGCGTCCGCTCCCATGATCGGCTTTATCTGGATCGGGCAGGCAGCGTCGTGCATAAAGAGCCGATGCCGCAAACCCAGACGTCCTGGAACGCCCTGTACAGCTCATTATTGTCTGCATTTCCTGCCGAGCATTATCACCGTGGCAAGACGTTGGTCGATCTGACGCAGAATGAACACCGCGTCACGGCGATGTTTGCCGATGGCAGCGCTGCCGAGGGCGACTTGCTGATTGGCGCTGATGGCGCGGGGTCGAGCGTGCGCAGCGTGGTGCTGCCCGGTGCGGCGCCTGCCTACTCGGGGTATGTGGTGTGGCGTGGGCTGGTCGATGAACAGCAGCTGCCAGACTTCGCCAAGACACAGCTTTACGAGGACTTTGTTTTTCAGCAAGACCCTGAATCGCTGATGCTCGAATACATGGTGCCGGGTGTGAGTGGTTCCGTTAAGCCTGGCGAGCGTCGGTTCAACTGGCTGTGGTATTTGAAAGCGGCACCAGGGCCGGAACTGGATGCCGTGCTCACTGACAACAACGACCATCGGCGCAGCCACTCGATTCCACCCGGGACCTTGGCCGCTGGACAGGAGGCTTACATCCGGGAAATGGCTGAGCGGCTGGTGAACCCGGCTTTCCGCGAGCTGATTCGCCAGACCCGGGACATTTTTGTGCAAGCGATCCTTGATTTCCAAGTCCCGCAAATGGTGTTCGGTCGCGTGCTGTTGACGGGCGACGCCGCGTTTGTGCCGCGTCCTCATACCGCCGGCAGCACAGCCAAGGCAGCCCGCAATGCGCTGTCCCTGGCGCAAACCATCGACGACTCCGGCGACCTCGATCATGCCCTGTTGGCCTGGCAGCAACAGCAACTTGCAGAAGGCCGGCGCATGGGGGATTGGGGCGTGAGCATGGGCAATCGGATCATGGGGATTGCCCAGGCCTGA
- a CDS encoding alkene reductase, translated as MTQHLFSPIKLGQLSLKHRVAMAPLTRSRAGQPGNVPTSMNVEYYRQRASAALIITEATQISQQGQGYAWTPGIHSDEQIEGWKAVSEAVHAEGGRIFLQLWHVGRVSHPVFQPNGGLPVAPTAQPVPGKTFILNERGEGVWGDVPVPQALDIPGIEAIIADFRAAARNAMLAGMDGVEIHAGNGYLLDQFINSASNQRSDRYGGSIENRARLLLEVVDAVTAQIGAERVAVRLTPMGRFMGMGDDTPEQTFGYIASRLNHWDLAYLHLVEPMMVGTVLDESNDPRWDAIIKQLRAQFHGVLMLAGGYSGETAEQAIAQGRADIIAFGRPFIANPDLPTRLRGRKPLNVADGNSFFGGDAKGYIDYPVLA; from the coding sequence ATGACTCAGCACTTGTTCAGCCCGATCAAGCTCGGCCAACTCAGCTTGAAGCACCGCGTCGCCATGGCACCACTGACTCGCTCGCGGGCGGGCCAACCGGGCAACGTCCCCACATCAATGAACGTCGAGTATTACCGTCAGCGTGCCAGTGCCGCTTTGATCATTACCGAGGCGACCCAGATTTCGCAGCAGGGCCAGGGTTACGCCTGGACGCCCGGCATCCATAGCGACGAGCAGATTGAAGGCTGGAAGGCTGTCAGCGAGGCCGTACACGCAGAAGGCGGGCGCATTTTCCTGCAACTGTGGCATGTGGGCCGAGTGTCGCACCCGGTGTTCCAGCCCAACGGCGGCTTGCCGGTGGCGCCGACCGCGCAGCCGGTGCCCGGCAAGACTTTTATCTTGAACGAACGGGGCGAGGGCGTCTGGGGCGATGTGCCTGTCCCGCAAGCGCTGGACATTCCAGGCATCGAAGCAATCATCGCCGACTTCCGCGCCGCCGCCCGTAACGCGATGCTCGCCGGTATGGATGGCGTGGAAATTCACGCGGGCAATGGCTACCTGCTCGACCAGTTCATTAACAGTGCCAGCAATCAGCGCAGTGACCGCTACGGTGGAAGCATCGAAAACCGTGCACGCTTGCTGCTTGAAGTCGTCGATGCCGTGACTGCGCAAATCGGTGCCGAGCGGGTTGCCGTTCGCCTGACACCGATGGGACGTTTCATGGGAATGGGCGATGACACCCCGGAGCAAACCTTCGGCTACATCGCATCCCGGCTCAATCACTGGGATCTGGCTTACCTGCACCTGGTTGAACCGATGATGGTCGGCACCGTGCTCGATGAAAGTAATGATCCACGCTGGGATGCGATCATCAAGCAACTGCGCGCGCAGTTTCACGGCGTTCTGATGTTGGCCGGAGGCTACAGCGGCGAAACGGCCGAGCAGGCCATTGCGCAGGGCCGTGCGGACATCATCGCGTTTGGTCGTCCGTTTATTGCCAACCCTGACTTGCCCACGCGCTTGCGCGGTCGCAAGCCACTCAACGTTGCCGACGGCAACAGCTTTTTTGGCGGCGACGCCAAGGGCTACATCGACTATCCGGTGTTGGCATGA
- a CDS encoding DsbA family oxidoreductase, with the protein MSMHSSTIQVTYDFICPWCWIGEENLERALAATGFSTSHSIRFLPYQLNPDMPVQGMDRKAYRSGKFGSWARSQALDAQVTHAGKAVGLEFDYERVEKTPNTLAAHRLVWREQQAGRDASPLVRAIFRAYFGAGRDIGDLTVLADICAETGQDRGAIVDFLKADEGTAQVLALEGRSKASGLRSVPTVQIADDVINGAQPIEIMIQILERNQAA; encoded by the coding sequence ATGAGCATGCACTCATCCACGATTCAGGTGACTTACGACTTCATCTGCCCATGGTGCTGGATCGGTGAGGAAAATCTCGAACGCGCACTGGCCGCCACGGGGTTTTCAACCAGCCACTCTATTCGTTTCCTGCCTTATCAGTTGAACCCGGACATGCCTGTTCAAGGCATGGATCGCAAAGCCTATCGCTCTGGCAAGTTCGGCAGCTGGGCACGTAGCCAGGCGCTGGACGCTCAGGTCACCCACGCCGGTAAGGCTGTCGGCCTTGAGTTCGATTATGAGCGCGTCGAAAAAACGCCCAACACGCTCGCCGCGCATCGCTTGGTATGGCGCGAGCAACAGGCGGGCAGGGACGCGTCCCCGCTGGTCAGGGCCATTTTCAGGGCGTATTTCGGCGCAGGGCGGGACATCGGCGACCTTACGGTGCTGGCTGACATCTGTGCCGAAACCGGGCAGGACAGAGGCGCCATTGTCGACTTCCTCAAGGCCGATGAAGGCACAGCGCAAGTCTTGGCACTCGAAGGCCGATCCAAGGCGTCCGGTCTGCGCTCGGTGCCGACTGTGCAGATCGCCGATGACGTCATCAACGGCGCCCAACCCATCGAAATAATGATCCAGATACTGGAACGCAACCAGGCCGCCTGA
- a CDS encoding c-type cytochrome has translation MKRKTIIGAVLAIAVAGAGFALWMMWRPEIAPVSQTLKADRETLDRGRRVVEAGDCAVCHTRPGGAYMAGGLPLVTPFGTLFTTNITPDPQSGIGQWSLDAFERAMREGIARDGHFLYPAFPYVHYRKMSDADIADAYAYLMSVDPIKYTAPDNHMVFPMNFRPLVSFWNLLFLHGQPLVPVPDRSAQWNRGRYLVEGPGHCSSCHSPLNLIGGEKGSELFNGGVVDGWTAPALRGMSEAHHPWNEAQLVAYLTGEVAEGHGAAAGPMLPVSLSIARLPAEDAHAIAQYILDLKKTSADAPSAACTSAVKPNAKALAGAALFDGACAGCHGRAAPMRVIESRPALATTSAVLADSPRNLIQTILQGIPMSSAASSHYMPAFAHSLDDSHVAALAEYLRNESCANRPWTDLDKTIKSIRAQEQQP, from the coding sequence ATGAAGCGCAAGACGATCATCGGAGCCGTTCTGGCAATCGCCGTTGCGGGGGCGGGATTTGCGTTGTGGATGATGTGGAGGCCGGAAATTGCCCCTGTCAGCCAAACCCTGAAGGCCGATCGCGAGACGCTCGACAGAGGCCGCCGAGTCGTCGAAGCGGGCGACTGTGCGGTCTGTCACACACGGCCTGGTGGCGCCTACATGGCTGGCGGTTTGCCGCTGGTCACGCCCTTCGGAACCCTCTTCACCACCAACATTACCCCGGACCCGCAATCCGGTATCGGCCAATGGTCACTGGACGCCTTCGAGCGGGCCATGCGCGAAGGCATCGCGCGTGACGGCCACTTTCTCTATCCGGCCTTCCCCTACGTGCATTACCGGAAAATGAGCGATGCCGATATCGCCGACGCCTATGCCTACCTGATGAGCGTGGACCCGATCAAATACACCGCACCGGACAATCACATGGTGTTCCCCATGAACTTCCGGCCGCTGGTGTCTTTCTGGAACTTGCTGTTCCTGCATGGCCAACCGCTGGTGCCGGTTCCCGACCGTTCAGCACAATGGAACCGCGGACGCTATCTGGTCGAGGGGCCGGGGCACTGTTCATCCTGCCATTCGCCCCTGAATCTGATTGGCGGGGAGAAAGGCAGCGAATTGTTCAACGGCGGTGTCGTCGACGGCTGGACAGCCCCGGCCTTGCGCGGCATGAGCGAGGCGCACCACCCCTGGAATGAAGCACAACTGGTCGCCTATCTCACGGGGGAAGTCGCTGAGGGGCACGGCGCCGCAGCGGGTCCGATGTTGCCGGTCAGCCTGAGCATCGCCCGTTTGCCGGCGGAAGACGCCCATGCCATCGCGCAGTACATTCTTGATCTGAAGAAGACCTCGGCGGATGCCCCGTCAGCGGCCTGCACTTCTGCTGTCAAACCGAACGCCAAGGCGCTTGCGGGCGCAGCGTTGTTCGACGGCGCCTGCGCAGGTTGCCACGGCCGCGCCGCGCCGATGCGCGTCATCGAATCGCGGCCGGCACTGGCGACCACCTCGGCGGTGCTGGCTGATTCACCACGCAATTTGATTCAGACCATCCTGCAGGGCATCCCGATGTCCAGCGCCGCTTCCAGCCACTACATGCCTGCCTTCGCCCATAGCCTGGACGACAGCCATGTGGCTGCACTTGCCGAGTACTTGCGCAACGAAAGTTGTGCCAACCGCCCCTGGACGGATCTCGACAAGACCATCAAAAGCATTCGGGCTCAGGAGCAGCAACCGTGA